Part of the Plasmodium malariae genome assembly, chromosome: 9 genome is shown below.
TGTCCTTCCTATTTGTTTCAATTCTGAgcatttttgtatatatatgttacatatGTAAGCAAAGGATATAGTACgcatttatgtaaatatgtgaacatgtgtatatgtgaaTGTGTGTGCATTTGAATATGTATacgtgtgtgtatgtatgataatagtaatagtcaatgagttaatataaatgacTCCATtcagtaatatatatatattaaatgtgcaataatatatatttttttccttaaaatgGCTACAAACAtaactttaaatatattactatcGCAATTAGTATTACTATTGTTAGTACTGTTAGATTTGTTAGTACTGTTAGATTTGTGAGTACTGTTAGATTTGTGAGTACTGTTAGATTTGTGAGTACTGTTAGATTTGTGAGTACTGTTAGATTTGTGAGTACTGTTAGTTTCATCAGTTCTGTTAGATCTGTTAATACTTCTACTATTGttactaattttttgttttcttttatttcaccTGTCTGCAGACTGCTTGCAAAATgagtatttaaataattatagtaaAGCAGTCCGAATACTACTAATAGTGTTAAGCatccctttttttatttgttattattggTCATTCGTAAAATGTTCTTTGTACAATCCAGGGTATGTTGATCATACGTGGGaaggtaatttttttttttttttttttttttttttttttgcacagttttttcttcttaataattcaatgaaaaaactataaacgtatatttttatttccgacatttttttatcctcttctttttaaaataaaaatgttatactAGTGTTTTTccttcattttaaaaatcatTGTTCTcgcttttttcctttttaaaaatcatTGTACTtgcttttttccatttctcaCATTGCAGCAAACGCAGAGGAGAATAACAtacaaatagaaaaaagaaagataagAAACTATACGCCTAATAAATACACTGTTTGTGATAAGTGCGACTTTTTGGTTAGGCCCGAGAGGGCTCACCACTGCAGGGTTAGCCTTCATGAgagtacaatttttttttttgtgtatgcATATTCTTGTGCTTATGCGCCAACAAACACACacatgcatgtatatgtttatatgtatgtatgtatgaatgtatgtatgtatgtatgtatgtatgtacgtaagtatgtatgtatgtatgtatgtatgtacgtaagtatgtatgtatgtatgtatgtacgtatgtacgtatgtacgtatgtacgtatgtacgtatgtatgtatatatgtatatatatatatatatatttatttatttattgaagTACGCCTATATAAGCCTTTTTGCTCCAACACTACTGCTTGTGCACACACCTTTATGTTTGTACTCTCAACCCCCTATTGTTCATTTCTTATAGTCGTGCAAGAGATGTGTATTAAAGATGGATCATCATTGCCCATGGATAGGGACGTGTGTAGGGGAAAAAAatctcaaatttttttttttgtttttattttatggcCTACTTATAACACTTTACATTGTTGTGACCATAACGCCAAAGTTTATTAAGTCCCTTTATGAAAGTGAAGGCACCAAGGTACAAATTATTAgaatatctttaaaaatgaCCAGAAAAggttttatgtacatatatgcgtatatgtatatatatatatatatatatatatatatacatgttacTATTTTTCTTGCTGTCTCCTTTGCCAAACCAAAAACTTTGGCTTGTATTTTGCATTCTCATTTGGTCTATCTGTATATGCCTTTATTAATTGTTTCTTTGTTTATTAGGTTACGGACAAAATGAACCATGCTGCTCTTCTGATTagtacatattattaaattacttCCACAAGTCTTTCTTTTGACAAAGGcatttatgtatacgtatatacatgaaCTCATATGTGTACACTATCATACATGAACTCATATGTGTACGCTatcatacatgcatataaatatgtatgcacTATCATACATgcgtataaatatgtgtgcACTATCATACATgcgtataaatatgtgtgcACTATCATACATgcgtataaatatgtgtgcACATGAATTTTCATCCCTTTAACACCATTCTTAGCTATTTGTGCGTCTCTGACACTACTGTTAGCCTTAATCTTTGTAATactaaaaaacttttttatcattttcattttaggaattaaataattaatacatattaacAAATGACATGTCTATTCACCCCATTGTTTTCATttcaattataattttctttttttttttttttttttatttttagatgAATTGTcaatacttatattttatatctcGTAATATAACAGTAATAGAATCTTCATATAAAGATAAAGTatgccaaaaaaaaaaaaaaaaaaaaaaagaaaaaaattattttattattatattggtATACTGATATATTTGCCATGTTAAATTAGGCTtgcttattaatttttttttcttatcttaAAATATGTCGCAGAATCCATATGACTTAGGTATTTACAACAACTggaaaatggtaaaaatggaaagaaaaaaatgaaaaaaaataaaaataacaaaatgatAACGCAACAAATGACAAAGAGGAAAAGTAGCATAGTAGTAAAATTgcaaaatagcaaaataatataaataaatgaaaacacAAAAGATacctataattttttttgaacaaaTTCATATGAAAGGTATTTGGAGAATTTAAATGGAAGTGGTTTTTTCCCTTTGACCCTGAAAACTTGTACTCGTTGAGTAaccaaaaaggaaaaaagaaaaaaaactatgAAATGAAATTTCTGCCGATATATAAAAGATGATAATGTGTTTCTCTATGCCTGCGtaaacatacacatacaaacatacatacacgtatttatatatgtgattacacaccttttttttttgtttaaccCTTGTCAAGATTACCTGTACCCCGTGAATGatatatacatgaacatTGTTAACATCGACATGGACGATTCATTTTTATCTAGCTCTAATGAGAACCCAAAGGGAGAGGATGATATctgatttatatatttgtactgCTGTTCAAGATTTATTATACAGATTGATATTTAGCGCTgtgtatgcgtatatatatatatatatatggatgtaTGCCCGAATATTCGTTTATGTCTTTCTCCCAACTTTTATTCGTTTCCAAAACggtattaaaatttttttttataaataaaatattgatctctttctttttttggtTAGAAaccttatatattaatgaagtatcattttattttttcccttttaaaattatatttacatttaagaATAATCAGGGGATTCTGTTAAGACTGCATTGGGGATTAGTACTATATGCTtccacatatttttattttttattttacataagccttttttttttttttttcatttttctttttgtaatTAAGCAGTTTTTTCATGTACccattacataatatatattagttcAAAGAGATGAAACTTCATTCAAGTgctatacatttttttttgttttgtttgaaatataattaaaaaatattatatgacaataaaaaaaaaacaaacaaatgaCTGATTGATTGGTGATTGGTTGACAAACGAATCATTAGGGAAAGGCCTAGGAGATATCCGACAAGGCAATGTAAACATGAGTAACACAGTTTATTATTAGCGGTGTTacactattattattatgaaaacaaaaaaacagaaaaaaaaaatggtagcATTTCTAAAAGCTGCAGCTTACAAAATTCTAcggaataaattttaaaaactaaattaaaatagacaaagaacaaaaaaaaaaaaaaaaaattaacgaaaAAGAGACGAAATAACCAAATGAGTAATAAATGATTAAACTTTGTTAAAAACAAGATACACTTTACGAACGAGTGTGACAAGCGCAAATGTGAAATCATTATAATAGTTATAACCATCGTAACGTATGTCTAGCTGCTGTGTGTTTtgtaaacatttataaattatacagACCTCTTTATTCACAGAAACTAATATACTAATGGTAgacattcatatatatgtggtattatgttcatgtatatatttggaaattaaaaaaaaaataataataacgcTTCATAACAAAATTTGGGGAACTATCCATACTCCCACCCCCATTTCCCCAATATACAATCgacataatattaaaattcgTTATGATTTgtcctttttcatttttacttgAATATGTATGAATGAAACTAATGTTCACTTTCATAATACAAGAGAATTTGACTTCCATTAGTTTCGTTGATCTCGTCAGGTTCAATTCCACATCATTTTTCTTACAAATCCTCAAAAATAACATTCTCAACTTCTTCCTCTCCAGCATCTCTAACATTGCTTTCACTGtcacttatattttttagttctTGTTTAATGAAATCTTCATCGAATGCTCTCTTTTCTACCTCGTTTGCCAGCAATCCATGCGACTCAGTCGACAGAAGAACTAGCAGCTTGGACAACGTTTCAGCTGCAAAGGGggcaagaaaaaaaaaaagaaaagtaaagatattaaaagggaaaaaaaaaagaaaaaaaaaaaaaatgagggAACTCATGTTGGATGTCCTGCTCATGAACGCGTtcatacgcatatataacATCGCACAGTGCACGTCTAAAAAAATGTGGCTCTTTCGTTATGAACAGAGATAGCTATATCGGGATGAAATACGTACAAAAATGTACACACAAATACACTAATACGAAcgcatatacacacatacacatgtgCACTATACGAGCACACTACATTGAACAGTACCAACTAAGGCATTGTGCGGATTGCACATTTCCTTGAGGGCAAGATGTTTCTCCTCTGATAGATAGCTTAACCGAACAAGGGGTTCTAGGACCTTCTTACCCTCCATATTTAGTATATTTAACTGTAAATTATGCAAATCCAAAATGGTATGTTTATGTTCATCGGAGCACCTGTGTAACATATCAGTCAAATGTAATAGGGTACATACAGATATAACCTTCAGAGgacttatttttttgctttttttttcagtataaacaaaataagaatttattCTTTGAGCTATGGCTACATGGTAAGAACTTATATGTGCTTTAACCAAATTTCCTAAGGAGCCAATTATTGAAGAGCTCggttttttaacattttcatGATTAAATGGTACTGATGCAATATTTCCACCAATTctcattatttttgtacaatAGGTAAATGCTTTggattttttaatttttttcatttctttggcataattttcgtttttattatacatctTGTCTAACACTAATAGTTCATCAATCAGTCCTAAAAATGCATGTTCATTGTCTATTTCGAATCCTAACaaattttgataatatttCCAATGctgtaataaaatagaagcacctgcacataaaaaatttatttcaatatttttttcaaaatctaCTACTGATCCATATTCCTCAGGGGATAACCACTTTGCAAACATCATAGCCATACGTTGAGCTAACTCTTTGGATGTTatacttataataaaatcCTTTACAGCACATGATTCTGACTTCTTTTTCAATATAGGAGGTAACTTAGTATATGGAACACCTATTTTTTTGAacatttgaatttttaattcttttaacgATTGATCCAAAATGgacttattaatatttagaGACTCATAAAAACTAGGGTCTTCATAATAGGATAATtctgttaatattttaaaaagtgttgataatattttatcatacaTTTCAAGTGAAATGGTATTCTTAATTGAACTAATTTCTCgtgaattaatttttaatcttTCTAATGCttcttcaaatatttttccaCAATTTTTACTTGTTTTTAACTTTAACAATCCATCTATTCCTTCCTTTGCTGCATCCATAATCTCTAATATCATTCGTTCCCTCAACGAaatatgcaatttttttcCCTTAAACGATTCAAATCCGATCAAATCCGCGTTCTGATGCAAACTACCATATATGACATTATTGCTGTTATCATCATATGCATCATCCGTTCCCCGTGTTTCACCCTCACCATGTTCGACCTTTGGCTTGTTCGATACATTTGCATCATGCTCGTTGACCTCCTGGGTAGTATGTTTATGACCATGTACAGGTTCTAGAGCCATTTCTGTATTTCCCGGAACGCtggaattattattactatgcGTATGTTCATTGTCGTTTCGCTCCATATGTTCGGAGGTGGTAGAACCACCTTGATCAGGTAGTGCTGCTCCAATGTTAGCTACAGGAACAACTGCATTATTGTTGTTTTCTTTGTTATGTGCATCCTCTTCGTCTGGCTCCTCTACGATTGGCACAGTGGTATGGTTAGCTTCTGCACCTGTATTTTCATCTgtattgttgttattgttgttactGTTATGTTCTTTGTATTGCGCAGCAGTATTGTGATCTCCCTGTATGTCCTCTTTCGCGTCTTCATTATGAGAAATAGTATGACCgtgtaaattattatttaaaccATTCTGATTATAATGGTTTATATTTCCATTAGTATCATCTATGTGATTATTGTTTGTTATATCACTATGATCATTATTATGTTTACCATTTGAATTTTTGTCCTGACCATGGTCAGCTTCATTATGACCCCCTTCATTATTGCTGTCTGATTGCTTATGCACATTCTGCGCTTTTTCCTCTTTATGTCCGCtgattttgttttcattagTAGTGTCCATATCATCAGTGTGGTAACCCTTCTCATGAGCATATTCACTTGTGTTGTTATCCTCACTCAGCCTATGCTTTACCCCGTTTCCCTCTCCATTATTATTAGCGCTACCAGCTGTGCTACCATCGTGGGTACCATTACtaatattttgatttattgtGTTAGACTTCTCTGCATTATTTTCACCTTGTCCTGCAGGAACTTCTAACGTTTCGACTGTATTTTCCTGTAATGGTCTAGCATTAATTATTTGATCATTTGATTGTAAGGTTTCTTGTGAATTGTTATCACCCCCCTTCCCTTTTGCTACCGCCTCaagaaaggaaaattttATCGACCCATTTTTTGCTGCAAAGAAgaagtatttttttcattattagaaATGGTgaaatgcacatatatatatatatatatatatatatatatatatatatacacgtacacatatatgtgtttatattcacatatgtgtatatgcgcAATCACATGCATATGCGTAGGAGTATAACTCTTGTCAGTGCAGCAGCTCCAatgcatacatttttaaagcAAAATTCAACTACCTTCAAATGGTTTAACTTTTTGAACAAATGTAGACAGAACAAGAAAAATGCTTATGAAGAAAACTGTAATACGAGACATTATtacttaattatatattttaaaatagaaacatttttttttttttttttttttttcataaacactcattttgtatatatgtatatatatatatatatatatagtagtaTAACTCcaaaatagtatatatttatttttatgctttttatTGTAGCAAAATCGAtggtacgtatgtatgtgtatatgtgtatatgtgtatatgtgt
Proteins encoded:
- the DHHC9 gene encoding palmitoyltransferase, putative, encoding DCLQNEYLNNYSKAVRILLIVLSIPFFICYYWSFVKCSLYNPGYVDHTWEANAEENNIQIEKRKIRNYTPNKYTVCDKCDFLVRPERAHHCRSCKRCVLKMDHHCPWIGTCVGEKNLKFFFLFLFYGLLITLYIVVTITPKFIKSLYESEGTKVTDKMNHAALLITICASLTLLLALIFMNCQYLYFISRNITVIESSYKDKNPYDLGIYNNWKMVFGEFKWKWFFPFDPENLYSLNYLYPVNDIYMNIVNIDMDDSFLSSSNENPKGEDDI
- the RON4 gene encoding rhoptry neck protein 4, putative, coding for MSRITVFFISIFLVLSTFVQKVKPFEAKNGSIKFSFLEAVAKGKGGDNNSQETLQSNDQIINARPLQENTVETLEVPAGQGENNAEKSNTINQNISNGTHDGSTAGSANNNGEGNGVKHRLSEDNNTSEYAHEKGYHTDDMDTTNENKISGHKEEKAQNVHKQSDSNNEGGHNEADHGQDKNSNGKHNNDHSDITNNNHIDDTNGNINHYNQNGLNNNLHGHTISHNEDAKEDIQGDHNTAAQYKEHNSNNNNNNTDENTGAEANHTTVPIVEEPDEEDAHNKENNNNAVVPVANIGAALPDQGGSTTSEHMERNDNEHTHSNNNSSVPGNTEMALEPVHGHKHTTQEVNEHDANVSNKPKVEHGEGETRGTDDAYDDNSNNVIYGSLHQNADLIGFESFKGKKLHISLRERMILEIMDAAKEGIDGLLKLKTSKNCGKIFEEALERLKINSREISSIKNTISLEMYDKILSTLFKILTELSYYEDPSFYESLNINKSILDQSLKELKIQMFKKIGVPYTKLPPILKKKSESCAVKDFIISITSKELAQRMAMMFAKWLSPEEYGSVVDFEKNIEINFLCAGASILLQHWKYYQNLLGFEIDNEHAFLGLIDELLVLDKMYNKNENYAKEMKKIKKSKAFTYCTKIMRIGGNIASVPFNHENVKKPSSSIIGSLGNLVKAHISSYHVAIAQRINSYFVYTEKKSKKISPLKVISVCTLLHLTDMLHRCSDEHKHTILDLHNLQLNILNMEGKKVLEPLVRLSYLSEEKHLALKEMCNPHNALVAETLSKLLVLLSTESHGLLANEVEKRAFDEDFIKQELKNISDSESNVRDAGEEEVENVIFEDL